In one window of Niallia sp. Man26 DNA:
- a CDS encoding hemolysin family protein — protein MESIWVSILILFILIIANGIFAMTEIAIVTSKQNRLERIKESGDLRAAYALKLAEDPNQLLSTIQIGITLIGVVTGAFGGATIASQLAVYVEKIEVLSRFSYEISFVIVVGLSTYLSLIIGELVPKRIGMGNPEKVACLIAKPMFYFSKIGKPIIWFLSKSTELVLRLLRIKPAAEPDVTEEEITQLIEQGVYSGVVQAIEQDLVEQIFYLGDKRLGDILTPRTQLVWIDLEDSFSESIRVMEQSPYSKFPVGKGSLDDFKGIIHTKDVFSKMVANQDFQLADCIENTLVLPEAMKVYQALESLKNAGQHEAIVIDEYGGIEGFVTLHDIVENIVGDMPDREDEAEPHIIERTETSWLADGLVSIDTFLEYFGLEKTATDIENKRYNTLGGFITNSLGIIPRVKDTIQIEDLVLEVVDMDQFRVDKVLILKQEKTEDI, from the coding sequence GCATATGGGTTTCAATTCTTATATTATTCATATTAATTATTGCAAATGGAATATTTGCGATGACGGAGATAGCGATTGTTACTTCTAAACAGAACAGACTCGAAAGAATAAAAGAAAGTGGCGATTTACGGGCCGCGTATGCCTTGAAATTAGCGGAAGATCCGAATCAGCTGCTTTCAACTATTCAGATTGGTATAACGTTAATCGGGGTTGTAACTGGTGCCTTTGGAGGAGCAACGATTGCCAGTCAACTAGCTGTTTACGTGGAGAAAATAGAAGTGCTGTCCAGATTCAGTTATGAAATAAGTTTTGTCATCGTTGTTGGTTTATCTACCTATTTATCATTAATTATTGGAGAATTGGTGCCGAAAAGGATAGGGATGGGAAATCCAGAGAAGGTTGCTTGTCTCATCGCTAAACCAATGTTTTACTTTTCTAAAATAGGCAAGCCGATTATTTGGTTTTTAAGTAAATCGACAGAACTAGTGTTACGTCTCTTAAGAATTAAACCTGCTGCTGAACCAGATGTTACGGAAGAAGAAATTACTCAATTAATTGAACAAGGTGTTTACAGCGGAGTGGTTCAAGCGATTGAACAAGATCTTGTAGAACAAATCTTTTATTTAGGAGACAAGCGCCTTGGAGATATCCTAACACCACGTACGCAATTAGTGTGGATTGATTTAGAAGATTCATTTTCAGAAAGTATTCGTGTGATGGAACAGAGTCCTTATTCTAAGTTTCCAGTTGGAAAAGGGAGTCTGGATGACTTTAAGGGGATAATTCATACAAAAGATGTTTTTTCCAAAATGGTTGCAAACCAAGATTTCCAATTAGCTGATTGCATAGAAAATACATTAGTGCTGCCAGAAGCAATGAAAGTGTATCAAGCTCTTGAAAGCTTGAAAAATGCTGGTCAACATGAAGCGATTGTTATTGATGAATACGGCGGAATAGAAGGTTTTGTCACACTTCATGATATTGTGGAGAATATAGTTGGAGATATGCCGGATAGGGAAGATGAAGCGGAGCCTCATATCATTGAACGAACAGAAACTTCCTGGTTGGCAGATGGGCTCGTTTCTATCGATACATTTTTAGAGTATTTCGGGTTAGAGAAAACAGCAACAGATATAGAGAATAAACGGTATAACACCCTTGGCGGATTTATCACCAATAGCTTAGGAATTATACCGAGAGTGAAGGATACAATTCAAATCGAGGATTTAGTGTTGGAAGTAGTCGATATGGATCAATTTAGAGTGGATAAAGTATTGATTTTAAAACAAGAAAAAACAGAGGATATATAA
- a CDS encoding diguanylate cyclase has translation MELQNKILEQHGVFQRFFDYHPDGIILMDMNGQMVDANAAVLNIFGYTKEELLEIPLKQLMNGTADNSRQRLAIPHKQGQLLYVNLTVIPLMSEGKEVGKMLTFEDITQSLKQNRGLLNIQEMFTLISEKSQNIISSFSSDGMFTYISPTVTALLGYTPEEVIGQPQINFNHPDDFARLLDTQNTYHIDKDTVRFTGRVLHKNGEYRWYETTVEVIRDESGNILQKIGVGRDVTERKEAEELISHLAYHDSVTELPNRRLFKQKVQELLDDSKQQVHGLMLIDLDGFKFVNDNFGHEIGDQLLIEVANRLSAAIGNKGLVARWGGDEFTVICANIENKANLQLLMENIKRAISAPFIIEGKQLKIGASIGLSISIVDGDSVELLIKKADAEMYRAKNQLK, from the coding sequence ATGGAACTGCAAAATAAAATATTAGAGCAACATGGTGTCTTTCAACGTTTTTTTGACTATCATCCAGACGGAATCATTCTTATGGATATGAACGGTCAAATGGTAGACGCAAATGCTGCTGTTTTAAATATATTTGGTTATACAAAAGAAGAGCTGTTAGAAATTCCTTTAAAGCAGCTAATGAATGGCACTGCTGACAATTCTCGGCAAAGATTAGCCATTCCGCATAAACAGGGGCAGCTTCTATATGTAAATTTGACTGTTATACCCCTTATGAGTGAAGGAAAAGAAGTTGGCAAGATGCTTACATTCGAAGATATTACCCAATCCTTGAAACAGAACAGGGGATTATTAAATATACAAGAAATGTTCACACTCATTTCTGAAAAATCCCAAAATATTATATCTTCCTTCTCAAGCGACGGAATGTTTACATACATTTCACCAACTGTGACGGCACTGCTCGGTTATACACCAGAGGAGGTTATTGGACAACCACAGATTAACTTTAATCATCCTGATGATTTTGCCCGGCTGCTTGATACTCAGAATACTTACCATATTGATAAGGATACAGTACGATTTACGGGACGAGTTCTGCATAAGAATGGTGAATATCGCTGGTATGAAACAACAGTTGAAGTTATCCGTGATGAGTCTGGGAATATCCTGCAAAAGATTGGCGTCGGTCGAGATGTGACGGAACGCAAAGAGGCTGAGGAACTAATTTCCCACCTTGCGTATCACGATTCTGTCACAGAACTGCCAAACCGACGATTATTCAAACAAAAAGTCCAAGAGCTGCTTGACGATAGTAAGCAGCAAGTTCATGGGCTGATGTTGATTGATTTGGACGGGTTCAAGTTCGTTAATGATAATTTTGGCCATGAAATAGGTGATCAGCTTCTAATTGAAGTAGCGAACCGACTTTCCGCTGCCATTGGAAATAAGGGATTGGTTGCTCGCTGGGGCGGGGATGAATTTACAGTTATTTGCGCCAATATCGAAAACAAGGCTAATCTCCAATTGCTCATGGAAAACATTAAAAGAGCAATTTCAGCACCATTTATTATTGAGGGCAAACAGCTAAAGATTGGTGCAAGCATCGGTTTATCAATCTCTATAGTGGATGGTGACTCTGTTGAATTACTGATTAAAAAAGCAGATGCGGAGATGTACCGCGCCAAAAATCAACTAAAATGA
- a CDS encoding GNAT family N-acetyltransferase codes for METIISAIHKEKAWELRHKVMWPEKHFDFIKLADDDTGIHYGLFKGNDLVSVISLFVSDEEAQFRKFATLSEEQGKGYGSALLQYVLMEAEKLGIKKIWCNARKNKAAFYQKFGLLETGESFKKEDKEYVIMEREIG; via the coding sequence ATGGAAACTATCATTTCGGCCATACATAAAGAAAAGGCATGGGAGCTTAGGCATAAGGTGATGTGGCCTGAAAAGCATTTTGACTTTATTAAGTTAGCTGATGATGATACAGGAATCCACTATGGGCTTTTTAAAGGAAACGACCTAGTTTCGGTTATTTCTCTGTTTGTTTCAGATGAGGAAGCTCAATTTCGCAAATTTGCCACACTTTCAGAAGAACAAGGCAAGGGATATGGCAGTGCATTATTGCAATATGTACTAATGGAAGCAGAAAAGCTTGGCATAAAGAAAATTTGGTGTAATGCGAGAAAGAATAAAGCGGCTTTTTATCAGAAATTCGGTTTGCTTGAAACAGGCGAAAGCTTTAAAAAAGAAGACAAAGAGTATGTGATTATGGAAAGAGAAATTGGGTAA